The Synchiropus splendidus isolate RoL2022-P1 chromosome 1, RoL_Sspl_1.0, whole genome shotgun sequence genome includes a window with the following:
- the c1h8orf82 gene encoding UPF0598 protein C8orf82 homolog isoform X1, with amino-acid sequence MRLLRLRSSVLGGGALAACRRSSSSAGAVAYVQGQSPEPKVREYFYYVDHQGQLFLDDTKVKNFVTCFKDVHFLVFFFSRLKANRSGRYQDHFPFLSLCGRERNFLRCDDRPVVFTHLLPGTGPGPGRDRLSFCGGGQQLSVPFRPEALYMEPGSGRLYHPCPDRAGGVGLVRSALAIELSPSLVYAATEKQSGPSHVVWGGARLQLTNELAARFHPEEAES; translated from the exons ATGCGGCTGCTGCGGCTGCGCAGCTCGGTGCTCGGCGGCGGCGCTCTGGCCGCCTgtcgccgctcctcctcctccgcaggCGCCGTTGCCTACGTCCAGGGTCAGAGTCCGGAACCGAAGGTCCGGGAGTACTTCTACTACGTGGACCACCAGGGCCAG CTCTTCCTGGACGACACCAAGGTCAAGAACTTCGTCACCTGCTTCAAAG ACGTCCACTTcctggtcttcttcttctcccgtCTGAAGGCCAACCGGAGCGGACGCTACCAGGACCACTTCCCCTTCCTGTCCCTGTGTGGCAGAGAGCGCAACTTCCTGCGCTGCGACGACCGACCCGTGGTCTTCACGCACCTGCTGCCGGGCACGGGCCCGGGTCCGGGCCGGGACCGGCTGTCCTTCTGTGGCGGAGGCCAGCAGCTGTCGGTGCCGTTCCGACCCGAGGCGCTGTACATGGAGCCGGGCTCGGGCCGGCTCTACCACCCCTGCCCCGACCGGGCCGGGGGCGTGGGCCTGGTGAGGTCGGCGCTCGCCATCGAACTCAGCCCGTCCTTGGTTTACGCCGCCACCGAGAAGCAGTCGGGACCCAGCCACGTGGTGTGGGGCGGAGCCCGGCTGCAGCTGACCAATGAGCTGGCcgcgcgttttcaccctgaggagGCGGAGTCATGA
- the c1h8orf82 gene encoding UPF0598 protein C8orf82 homolog isoform X2, protein MRLLRLRSSVLGGGALAACRRSSSSAGAVAYVQGQSPEPKVREYFYYVDHQGQLFLDDTKVKNFVTCFKGQPERTLPGPLPLPVPVWQRAQLPALRRPTRGLHAPAAGHGPGSGPGPAVLLWRRPAAVGAVPTRGAVHGAGLGPALPPLPRPGRGRGPGEVGARHRTQPVLGLRRHREAVGTQPRGVGRSPAAADQ, encoded by the exons ATGCGGCTGCTGCGGCTGCGCAGCTCGGTGCTCGGCGGCGGCGCTCTGGCCGCCTgtcgccgctcctcctcctccgcaggCGCCGTTGCCTACGTCCAGGGTCAGAGTCCGGAACCGAAGGTCCGGGAGTACTTCTACTACGTGGACCACCAGGGCCAG CTCTTCCTGGACGACACCAAGGTCAAGAACTTCGTCACCTGCTTCAAAG GCCAACCGGAGCGGACGCTACCAGGACCACTTCCCCTTCCTGTCCCTGTGTGGCAGAGAGCGCAACTTCCTGCGCTGCGACGACCGACCCGTGGTCTTCACGCACCTGCTGCCGGGCACGGGCCCGGGTCCGGGCCGGGACCGGCTGTCCTTCTGTGGCGGAGGCCAGCAGCTGTCGGTGCCGTTCCGACCCGAGGCGCTGTACATGGAGCCGGGCTCGGGCCGGCTCTACCACCCCTGCCCCGACCGGGCCGGGGGCGTGGGCCTGGTGAGGTCGGCGCTCGCCATCGAACTCAGCCCGTCCTTGGTTTACGCCGCCACCGAGAAGCAGTCGGGACCCAGCCACGTGGTGTGGGGCGGAGCCCGGCTGCAGCTGACCAATGA
- the si:ch211-191a24.4 gene encoding MARVEL domain-containing protein 3 — MAPLLVNKRPGGGKRRVPKCSSQAPPPRHLSPPGREEPPAAGLRRAASRTVEPRCAGSLREASRGDADFGVGFPAQERLFPPVGPRFDVTWRRRLHVPGECPGEFLPLVSGSAMSQAPRSSPAGRRERRPRNSPDDRTWSGANQRARDREVRVERQESKCSHVCSRRGIVLIVTVLTNALVLICVVAAQMVVSGMTSMGGLGGFDINANLQLQGTELQQVRDLDMQYSQMRAPGIYGGVAFSLTMGVVSLLFVVAGNKPPHLMSRGLLVGALAFQAAGAAAYVVAVGLYLHFIIGVNATDVCQRRERIYARNGYTWMNCDVSGADAAVALFGIITAILYACGAGLTLATIRQVKRYLQKSRQQREPLGAATTSV; from the exons ATGGCGCCGCTTCTGGTCAACAAACGCCCAGGAGGCGGGAAGAGACGAGTTCCAAAGTGCTCCTCACAAGCCCCGCCCCCGCGCCACCTGTCCCCGCCCGGGCGGGAGGAGCCGCCTGCAGCGGGACTCCGTCGAGCAGCGAGTCGCACCGTCGAACCCCGCTGCGCCGGTTCGCTCCGGGAAGCCTCCAGAGGAGACGCGGATTTTGGAGTCGGGTTTCCCGCTCAGGAGCGTCTCTTCCCTCCCGTGGGGCCAAGGTTCGACGTCACCTGGCGGCGGCGGCTCCATGTTCCCGGAGAGTGTCCCGGAGAGTTCCTGCCGCTTGTTTCCGGGTCCGCAATGAGCCAGGCGCCGCGCTCCAGCCCCGCGGGCCGCCGCGAGAGGAGGCCCCGAAACTCACCTGACGACAG GACGTGGTCCGGAGCGAACCAGCGAGCGCGTGACAGGGAGGTGCGAGTGGAGCGGCAGGAGTCCAAGTGCTCGCACGTGTGCTCCCGGAGAg GCATCGTGCTCATCGTGACGGTGCTCACCAACGCGCTGGTCCTCATCTGCGTGGTGGCGGCCCAGATGGTGGTCTCGGGCATGACCTCCATGGGAGGACTGGGCGGCTTCGACATCAACGCCAACCTGCAGCTGCAGGgcactgagctgcagcaggtgcGCGACCTGGACATGCAGTACAGCCAGATGAGGGCGCCGGGGATCTACGGGGGCGTGGCCTTCAGCCTGACCATGGGCGTGGTCTCCCTGCTCTTTGTGGTGGCCGGCAACAAACCGCCCCACCTGATGTCCCGCGGGCTGCTGGTGGGGGCGCTGGCGTTCCAGGCGGCGGGCGCCGCGGCCTACGTGGTGGCCGTGGGCCTCTACCTGCACTTCATCATCGGCGTCAACGCCACAGACGTGTGCCAGCGCCGTGAGCGCATTTACGCTCGGAACGGCTACACCTGGATGAACTGCGACGTGAGCGGCGCCGACGCGGCCGTGGCCTTGTTTGGCATCATCACCGCCATCTTGTACGCCTGCGGGGCGGGCTTGACCTTGGCCACCATCCGGCAGGTCAAACGCTACCTGCAGAAGTCCCGCCAGCAGAGGGAGCCGCTCGGAGCGGCGACCACCTCCGTGTAG